CGGTACATTAAAGCTTACATTGTCTGAGGATGATGTGGACAGGTTATAGCAATGAAAATGATGAGAATGTCGAGAttaaaattgttaataaaggacaaagaaaaaaacaacaacagacaaagtGACAGGCCTGGCTAGAGTTTTAAAAGCAATACATGCTACATTTCCTCCAGAATACATAAACAGAGACCTCTTTTGGAACATAAAAGTTCTCgtaatggggggaaaaaaaacagaatattttgtTGATTAAAACCTGAACTCATACATTAGATTTGTATTTCCAtcttttgaaaaagaaagagagggaccACCTTTCAGAGCGTTTTATCTCTAGACGTCTTTTCCCTGAATCTCTATCGCTGAAAAATTTTGAGGTACAATTatggaagaagaaagaaaaaaaatcattaacaCTCATGCTGAAAAGAAATGTTAAGGCTCCACTCTGGAGTGACACACATTTTCTCCACCTAAGTTTAGATCATTTGTAAGCCAGGTgacaaactatttcaaaataTCTTCTAACAGTTACGCTCTCTAATGTCACGATTATGTCTATGCAAACAGAAACTCTCAGCGTACACATTCTTCCACCAAAGTAAGACGCCCCTGAacattacaaattaaaaagcaaatcaaaagaggGGCATTATAGAAGCTCTTTTTTCTTGTGATCAAGTCAAACACAACTGGCCACACACAGATAGCAGACATTTGTCAATAAAGTGTTGTTCACTCAATAAGATTAACCGATACAAGCACTTAACATTTCTCcaacacacaaaccacaaagTGAACAGTCACCGAATATCAGCAGCATGTTGTCAAGagatttttcaaaaacagacgTGCAGATATTTGTTACTTATATTTAGTCAAGAATGCAAGTTCCAGGGGTTGCAATAAAGATTTataaggctaaaaaaaaaaaaaactgaaaagaaaatatatattattgaaGCGATTCAACCGGTGGAACGAGCTTCATCCCTGCACGCATCTTTAGACAAGAGGGAACCAGGAGCAACGTGGGTCAAAAGTTTGTCATGGGCCAAAGTCAATaaaattaaatagaaaaaaatattagtTTTCAATTTCTTCATGtccttgtgttttccttttaaatctAAATTTCCATCAACAGCCGTCTTCTTTTTACTTCTGACGATCCTGTAACAGATGAGGAATGAATGAGAATCAAACATGTCAAGGCCAACACTGACACGTGTTCTCTATGACTACAACGTTTTAGAACAGATCATTAAGAAATCAGATTCATCAAATGGAAAGCAAGAGCACAGACAAATGATTCAATATTACATTCATCTACTTCAACTGAACTGTATCATTACAATCTGACTACAACTGCTGTGTTGCAGTTTAACAGTGAAatgcatttcatgttttttttttcttttccatacTTTATCAATCTGAGgaaaattctggtttacactccgtaaattgagagacatgcttctcacacgtAGGCCCAAAAtagatgcacaaacaggacctgtggacatgcattagtggagcgatgtcagagtggggctgctccACAGTGAGCGCTTCAGAGCTGTTTGGGATTGGGTTCTCTGGAAGGTGCCCTGACACCTCTCAAGCTACCacaccaacttccatattttagtccgcactgggacttgaaccggatccctcagactgagctactgccgcccataCTATGTTAAAGGCTGAATAGATTATTTCATGTATGTTATTTTGCTTACATGTCATTAATTCTCCTAATAGTATTTTCCTCTCGACTGTTCgcaataaagacagagagagagagaaaagagaaaacagactttacCTGATCCATTCGGGACCGGCTCTGTATTGGGGCAGGTTCATagctctgttaaaaaaaaaaacatgcaaagctttaaataaaattcCCATTAGAAACGCACATCTCACAactcttaaaaacacaatattttaatatttcatctgCAAGGGTGATAATGATTTTAGAATCAACGATCACTGGAGAGTTAAAGAGGAAAAGCCAACATCTTACTGGGTTACATAATCTGAAATTAAAAGAAATTGATCCAGATGAATaatattatttcatttaaaaatataatttttgcCTCTGGtggaaaacttaaaaaaaaaaaaaaaaaaaagcgaaacATTTCCGGCAGTCGATTTCAAACGGCCTTCTAACGTCTCCTTTAAATGAAAGAGTCATACGTATGGTTGTTACCTTtttcaccacctcctcctcctcctgcttcttctcGTAGTGGGAGAAGTCGTCAAATATGGAGGTGGTGTGTTTGTACTGGGCGATGATCTTGAGCACCTGCTTCGCCTTTTCCAAAGGAACCTCTTGAGTGTCACGTGAGTTGGTGACTGGCTTGTTGTCATTGTTCTCTAGGCGGATGTGGCGCAGTTGACTATTTGGCACGTCCTTAACAAACAACCAGTTCACGTCAAACTTGCCTTTCCACTTGTCCTGTGCCCAAACACCCGCGCTGGTGCCGTAGTCCACTGGCGAGCGCATTTCGGCCACGCCGCAGAAATGGCCGCTGCCGTTGACACTGTACAACAAGTAGACGGGACCTTTAGCGTTCATTGCTCTGAAGGCCGAGTCCAAACGTTTGTTGCCATGCTCTGTGCTGCACCAGATGGAGTACTTGATGGAGCGGTGGATGTCGTCCTCGGAGTAGCTTTTGATGATGAATACGCGGCCATTTTTCAGGTTCCAGTCAAACTCCTTAGGGTTGTAGCTGTGAGCCGCTCGCAGTTTCTCCAGCACAGGGTGGGACTCTGACCCTGGCTCTGGGGgcacacccccaccccctccaaTTCCGTTACCAACACCACAACCGTTAGAGGAGCCACTGCTGTCCAAGCTTCCACCCCCGTAGCACAAGTTTCTGTTGCGAGGGGCTACCCAGCGGGTCTGAGGTGTCGGGGCAGAGTTGTGGCTCTGGTaggactgtggaggaggaggtggaggaccCTGCATGGTCATCTGCTGCACCAGGGACTGGGCAGACTGTATGGACTGCTGAAGGGGGGGTATGAGACTGGCAGCGTGGGAGTGAAGCTGAGGCTggtgctggtggtggtgatggtgatgaggCAGAGGAGGGGCCATTTTGTTAATAGTCCCTTTATTATCCCATGTGTCAATGTCcatgttgtgtttaatgttGGGTGGAGGCAGACCTCCTCCAGCTATGGGTGTTCCAGGTTTGTTCTTGATCTTTTGTTGCTGCATCTTGGCAGGTTTACTAGCAATTGCAGCCCACGATGTAGGTTTTGGAGGGGGCATTCCGATTGGAGTGCCTCCGTTGCCCGTGGCAACAGCTGCAGCCACACCGCCACCGATCACAGAGCCTCCACTCTTCACACCAGAGCCACTTCCTGTCACATCCCCTCCTATTTTTAGGCCCAGCATGCCCTGCTCCAGGCTGTTCATACCTGGAGCCTTGCTCAGGGTGTCGCTATGGAAACCAGTCTGGCCATCAGGGACCAGAGTGCCTCCTAGTGAGCTAGGTGGGTAACTGTAACTCCCCCCGTAGGCCGAGCTCTGAGTCTGCTGCCCCTGAGAGCCGCTGGTGCCCCAGGTGGAGAAGGCCGGGTTCTCTGGGAAAAAGTTAAACCTGTGAGGAtagatgctgctgctgagccCGCCCGGCTGCCCGAACACCGTGTCGTGCATGAAGTGGTGGTCTCCATTGCTGAGGGGGGCGTAGGGTGTCAGGTAGGGAATAGGCGGGTCGCCTCCAGTAGACCAAGGAGCCTCACTGAGGGGGTAAGGAAATCCAATGGAGGGGGCATAGTAGCTGGACAGGTAAGGGTCTGTCATGGACTGATAGCTGTTATTctacaaaaaggaaaataatattaTGTTAAAATACAAGatgtaataataatttatatgaaaagacagaaagatgtTTTATACCTGATTAGACTGGCCGGTGAGATAAGGCTCAAAGTCATTGTCATGGACTGTATCCTTCTGGTGGAGGGAGCCATTCTGCACAGAGACTGGAAAGCCTGCAATAACATCAAACTGCTATCAACGCTGGACATCTGactgttaacaaaaaaaaaaaacctcaaaatatCTTTAAGATGCAGTCATGAAGTCTTAAATAATTACTTAGTATAAGTTATGATAGCAACAGCCTACGCCGGTTAAAAGAAAGTAAACAGATCACCAGAAGGTGCACAAAAAGGGGTTCAAGTGTGGATCACATGAGCACATCTAGCATCCTTTTAATTCATCTACATCCTTGAGCGCTCATTTATTCtgtgatttattgattttaggTTTGAGGACGAAACCGTTTTATCATAAAACTCAGataatatttcacatttctatgggacagaaaaaaagaacacaatgtAGGGGGACATCAGCTTcgttaaaaaatattttaaccaTTTTGATATCTAACAATTTCCAATTCATGCCCTgaatttaaagatatataaagatggacaacatgtctccacctcctctcctagaagtgaagccaaaacatcaCTGCTGTATTGCGCTAGTGAGGTCATTTCGGAGCCGTTGTCTGTGCAGTACCAATCAGCTAGTTGAGTCGCTGTATTGATATTCTGCTCTTACACTGTTGTTTGGGGTTGTTTAAcgataataatttaaaaaaaaggttttcctgtttgtgtcagAATAGTGgctttttgaaataaagtaacctTTAGAGCTGCTGATCTTTTGAATGTTTAAGGTGTTTACCAAAGATAAACTATTTTActgcacaattaaaaaaaaaaagctacaaaataaacaattaaatgtgaggaacaaaaaactaaaatgtatttacacaGTTGTAGTTTCTCTGTTGACATAAGGATCTTTATGATGCAGTCATGAAGTCTTAAATAATTACTCAGTGTAAGTTATGACAGCAACATCCTACGCCTTTTAGTTATCCAAGCTGCGGTTTAAAGAAAGTAAACAGGTCACCAGAAGGTGCACAAAAAGGGGTTCAAGTGTGGATCACATGATTATTGTTCGGTGTTGTAtaacaattaaagaaaaaaaaaaaaaagggttttcctgtttgtgtcagAATAATGGCCTTTTGAATTAAAGTAACCTTTAGAGCTGCTGATCTTTTAAATGTGTAAGATAAACTGTTTTACtacacaactttaaaaaaaaaaagctccaaaataaacaattaaatgtgaggaacaaaaaaatagtaaaatGTATGTACACAGTTGTAGTTTCTCTGTTGACATAAGAGCAACAACATAATGATGTCAGATGTGTTAtgtgtgctaaaaaaaaaaaaaaggagctaaGCTTGGcatctttataaaaacatctgaaggttcaaaaagaaagattttccTCTTACCTTTGCTTGCATCTTGTCCTTTCGATGTCTTAGTGGTCAAAttaaaaagaggggggggggatgcatGTGAAAGgaggggaacaaaaaaaaaaagaaaacttgctTATATGTTTTTCAAAGCATCACACATGATCCTGGCTGCACATTAACATCTGTAAACGACGTCCTCTGATAACCTGCCTGACACATTTAAGAGATGCTGGGCGGGTATGTTGTGCAAATATTTCCCCAGTCAGGTGCTTTAATGGTAGCTGTGGTCCAGGCCTTCTGTAACCAGCAGGGGCCAGTTTTCAAGCTAACCTCCTCTCAGTTTGCTAACTAGCTGACtagctggtggtggtggtgatgcaCACACCGCACATCTCGCCTCACcgtgcaaataaataaataataataataaaaaaacgaGTTTTTCTTGCGGGCTGCTTACCTGAGGGTCAATGCTAGCGGCAGACATCATTCATCCAGCAGGTGTTGTGTCAGTCTGAAGCCCTGACAAGCCGtgcagtgtgtgatgtgtgGACAGGCTAATGgctggagaagctgctccgctgctaacagtcaaacacagtcagcTCCACGCCGTTAACCGGGGTCTCTGCTCGGCGCGGGTAGTTCGCTCGTCGTAGCCCTGCTGGCGCTCCGCACTGTCCTGTCGACATTAATCCAGCTGGGCTTCAATCCGCTCCGACCCCCCTCTCCGTTATATTAAAATCCAACCAGCCTCGGTGGCCCTGCTCATTTGCCCCAATGGCAGTTTCATCCGGGGTTCTGGCGGGCGGAAATGACGTCTGTGACGTAAACGacgcattaaaaaaaaaaaaagtttggcaCATTCCCGTTTTACTcgttcacattttttttttaattatttagcagttgaaaacaaacaaaaaaaaactttttaaaaactgcttttaaaaaactcTAAAAAGTTTGTACCTGTATGGattctttcttgttttatttatgggCATTTCTATTGCGGACAGCTTGGATGTAGCACTAACACGTTGATGATGTGTAATGAtatgtgtgcttttgtgttcTTGGCACAGGGTTTAGATGAACTATTTGTAATATGTGTACCTCCTCTCtggttgtgagtgtgtgtgtgtgtgtttgtttgtttgtgtgttctggggtgagggtgggggggggggggggtttcactcctgtttgtattgtgatgtcataaaaattttaataaaaataataaaacaaataaatgaataaaaaaaactctaaaaagCGTATTATCttaaaatcaacagattcaTGAGCGTAATGTAAAAACAGCATTTAGCATTCACCCGTCAATTAACTTAAACGTTTCAATTATAAAGAACTGTTCG
This region of Labrus bergylta chromosome 12, fLabBer1.1, whole genome shotgun sequence genomic DNA includes:
- the ythdf1 gene encoding YTH domain-containing family protein 1 — encoded protein: MMSAASIDPQTSKGQDASKGFPVSVQNGSLHQKDTVHDNDFEPYLTGQSNQNNSYQSMTDPYLSSYYAPSIGFPYPLSEAPWSTGGDPPIPYLTPYAPLSNGDHHFMHDTVFGQPGGLSSSIYPHRFNFFPENPAFSTWGTSGSQGQQTQSSAYGGSYSYPPSSLGGTLVPDGQTGFHSDTLSKAPGMNSLEQGMLGLKIGGDVTGSGSGVKSGGSVIGGGVAAAVATGNGGTPIGMPPPKPTSWAAIASKPAKMQQQKIKNKPGTPIAGGGLPPPNIKHNMDIDTWDNKGTINKMAPPLPHHHHHHQHQPQLHSHAASLIPPLQQSIQSAQSLVQQMTMQGPPPPPPQSYQSHNSAPTPQTRWVAPRNRNLCYGGGSLDSSGSSNGCGVGNGIGGGGGVPPEPGSESHPVLEKLRAAHSYNPKEFDWNLKNGRVFIIKSYSEDDIHRSIKYSIWCSTEHGNKRLDSAFRAMNAKGPVYLLYSVNGSGHFCGVAEMRSPVDYGTSAGVWAQDKWKGKFDVNWLFVKDVPNSQLRHIRLENNDNKPVTNSRDTQEVPLEKAKQVLKIIAQYKHTTSIFDDFSHYEKKQEEEEVVKKSYEPAPIQSRSRMDQDRQK